In Microvenator marinus, one genomic interval encodes:
- a CDS encoding serine/threonine protein kinase produces MLELDPGQVLEGLKHTYLIEAEQGRGGFGITWKASDEDGKLVVVKQLRLDKVDSWKTLELFHREAEVLESLNHPQIPDYVEFFALADGKAIPIEPGAENSGALFLVQRFIEGKTLAQLRAEKTHLEPAEIRSILRQSLEVLAYLHELSPPVIHRDIHPKNLILGPDSKVYLIDFGAMQDRLRFGDEMGSTTVGTFGFIPLEQSMGRAQPVSDLYALAMTILNLVSGRAPHELPVDEMTGKVKVAEVVSDSALRGVLDAMAEPIVGQRIKSARAALEALDNPTALVKAPVGALVRPEPTASITARRIYRVLAGSSISGAVLTYAIFFNDLSETQLVAFAPFWVYPMVIGLSGIISERRPKPYQSLVVYSVVAIAAFSFFLYGIFPGL; encoded by the coding sequence ATGCTCGAACTCGACCCGGGACAGGTCCTTGAAGGACTTAAACACACGTATCTGATCGAAGCGGAGCAGGGGCGAGGCGGCTTCGGAATCACGTGGAAGGCTTCCGATGAAGACGGGAAGCTCGTGGTCGTCAAGCAGCTTCGCCTGGACAAAGTGGACTCGTGGAAGACGCTCGAGCTCTTCCACCGCGAGGCCGAGGTGCTCGAGTCGCTCAATCACCCACAGATCCCGGATTACGTGGAGTTCTTTGCACTGGCTGATGGCAAGGCTATTCCGATCGAACCAGGGGCTGAGAATTCGGGCGCACTCTTTCTGGTGCAGCGCTTCATCGAAGGGAAAACACTCGCCCAATTGCGCGCTGAGAAAACCCACCTTGAACCGGCTGAGATACGCTCCATCCTGCGTCAAAGTTTGGAAGTTCTGGCCTACCTGCACGAGCTCTCGCCGCCCGTGATTCACCGCGATATCCACCCTAAGAACCTCATCTTAGGACCCGACTCCAAAGTCTATCTCATCGACTTTGGCGCCATGCAGGATCGCCTCAGATTCGGCGACGAGATGGGCTCCACCACGGTAGGCACTTTTGGGTTTATCCCGCTCGAGCAGAGTATGGGCCGCGCCCAGCCCGTCTCAGACCTCTACGCGCTCGCTATGACAATCCTGAACCTCGTTTCAGGTCGCGCACCACACGAGCTTCCCGTGGACGAAATGACGGGCAAGGTAAAGGTTGCCGAAGTGGTCTCAGACTCGGCGCTACGCGGCGTCTTGGACGCGATGGCGGAGCCCATTGTTGGGCAGCGCATCAAGAGTGCTCGCGCGGCCCTCGAGGCTTTGGACAACCCCACCGCGCTCGTCAAAGCGCCGGTCGGCGCGCTTGTGCGACCAGAACCCACAGCCAGTATAACCGCGCGGCGCATCTACCGAGTCCTCGCCGGAAGCTCGATTTCAGGCGCCGTGCTGACATACGCCATCTTCTTCAATGACCTTAGCGAAACCCAGCTCGTAGCCTTTGCCCCATTCTGGGTTTACCCTATGGTGATTGGACTTAGCGGCATCATCTCCGAGAGACGACCAAAACCTTATCAATCTTTGGTGGTCTACTCTGTGGTAGCCATCGCGGCGTTTAGCTTCTTTTTGTACGGTATTTTCCCGGGTCTTTGA
- a CDS encoding branched-chain amino acid ABC transporter permease translates to MFTFLQLLVSGLAIGSVYALVALGFVVVYRASQVFNFAHGELLTFGAFIMVTFTGLGLWWPLALVASMVATGLVSVLMERVFLRPMVGRPVFVTIILTIFLGLILRIAIMATWGTDVRGMPTPWDTSAALRLGEASILYNSVAAIVASGVVLALFFAMIKYTRLGIAMRATASDQEVALALGIPVGKIFGVTWFSAGAMAALGGIFLGMFPRQVEPTLGYIALRAFPAVIVGGLESPGGAVIAGLLLGVLEVLSQAYINPHLGAFGHNFHAVFPYVVMIVFLIVRPHGMFGQKDVERV, encoded by the coding sequence ATGTTTACCTTCCTCCAACTCCTGGTTTCTGGACTGGCTATTGGCTCGGTCTATGCCCTCGTGGCGCTGGGGTTCGTGGTGGTTTACAGGGCCTCGCAGGTTTTTAACTTTGCGCACGGGGAACTCCTGACGTTTGGCGCGTTCATCATGGTCACGTTCACGGGCCTCGGTCTCTGGTGGCCGCTCGCGCTCGTGGCCTCTATGGTGGCCACAGGCCTCGTCTCCGTACTCATGGAGCGAGTCTTCTTAAGGCCGATGGTGGGGCGCCCGGTCTTCGTGACCATCATCCTCACGATTTTCCTCGGCCTAATCTTACGCATTGCCATCATGGCCACATGGGGAACCGACGTCCGCGGTATGCCCACACCATGGGACACTTCGGCCGCGCTCCGCCTGGGTGAGGCGAGCATCCTCTACAACTCGGTTGCCGCGATCGTGGCGAGCGGTGTGGTGCTCGCGCTCTTCTTCGCCATGATTAAGTACACCCGTCTTGGAATCGCGATGCGTGCAACCGCTTCAGACCAAGAGGTGGCGCTGGCTTTGGGGATTCCAGTGGGTAAGATTTTTGGTGTGACGTGGTTCAGCGCCGGTGCGATGGCCGCCCTAGGTGGCATCTTCCTCGGAATGTTCCCCAGACAAGTAGAACCGACGCTCGGATACATTGCCTTGAGGGCCTTTCCTGCCGTGATTGTCGGCGGTCTTGAGTCGCCCGGCGGGGCTGTGATTGCGGGCCTACTACTGGGCGTGCTTGAGGTCCTCTCACAAGCCTATATCAACCCCCATTTGGGCGCCTTCGGGCACAATTTCCACGCCGTGTTTCCCTACGTGGTCATGATCGTTTTCCTCATCGTCAGGCCGCATGGCATGTTCGGTCAAAAAGACGTGGAGCGTGTCTGA
- a CDS encoding branched-chain amino acid ABC transporter permease: MPTRALITGYEDDLKLWPDFWHKVAWFFGLLVFAAFPLMGAWWTTIATLGFIHIVGALALMILTGFAGQISLGHAAFLAIGAYTAAVLGNEFELPFWLLIPISGAMAALVGLALGPFALRLRGLYLAIVTIGLLFLVNHTLHTIPQTGGVGGTSVPMYYWFGAEYDVQALKVGGSFELKLYALFGLMAFFCAMACVNIRRSNIGRAMFAIRDHDLAAAVLGVKPLKTKLMAFGISSFFAGVAGAMFAFQQQYITIEPPFDMNMSVQYIAMIVLGGIGTVFGAVAGALVFTFLTPLAELVGPFIPLVSELSSAQQSTLIFSLVVCGFLIFEPMGVLGIWLRIKRYFQTWPFSY, translated from the coding sequence ATGCCAACTCGAGCCCTTATCACGGGATACGAAGACGACCTCAAGCTTTGGCCAGATTTTTGGCATAAAGTCGCCTGGTTTTTTGGCCTCTTAGTCTTCGCAGCGTTTCCGCTTATGGGTGCATGGTGGACCACCATCGCGACTCTTGGTTTCATCCATATCGTGGGCGCTCTGGCGCTCATGATTCTCACGGGATTTGCCGGCCAGATAAGCCTTGGACACGCAGCATTTCTGGCAATTGGGGCGTACACAGCAGCTGTGCTTGGCAATGAATTCGAGCTCCCCTTTTGGCTCCTGATCCCGATTTCGGGCGCCATGGCCGCGTTAGTGGGGCTCGCGCTTGGCCCCTTTGCGCTGCGTTTGCGCGGCCTCTATCTGGCCATCGTGACGATCGGCCTGCTATTCCTCGTGAACCACACCCTGCACACAATCCCCCAAACCGGCGGAGTGGGTGGTACCTCGGTCCCCATGTACTACTGGTTTGGTGCCGAGTACGACGTGCAGGCCCTCAAGGTCGGAGGCTCGTTCGAGCTCAAACTCTATGCGCTCTTCGGCCTCATGGCCTTCTTCTGCGCCATGGCTTGCGTGAACATCCGCCGCTCAAACATCGGGCGCGCCATGTTCGCTATCCGTGACCACGACTTGGCCGCGGCCGTGCTGGGCGTAAAGCCGCTCAAGACGAAACTCATGGCCTTCGGAATCTCCTCATTCTTTGCGGGAGTAGCCGGCGCCATGTTCGCGTTTCAACAGCAGTACATCACCATCGAGCCGCCCTTCGATATGAACATGAGCGTTCAATACATCGCGATGATCGTTCTGGGCGGAATCGGCACGGTGTTTGGTGCGGTTGCGGGCGCTCTGGTCTTCACATTCTTGACCCCGCTGGCCGAGCTTGTCGGCCCGTTCATACCTCTTGTGTCCGAGCTTTCATCCGCTCAGCAGAGCACCCTGATTTTCTCGTTGGTGGTGTGCGGATTTTTGATCTTTGAGCCGATGGGCGTGCTCGGAATCTGGCTCAGAATCAAACGATACTTCCAGACCTGGCCATTTTCGTACTAG
- a CDS encoding 6-phosphofructokinase, translating to MKIGVLTGGGDCPGLNAVIRAVAKSLMLHCDAEVIGFREGFLGLIERNAVSLSYKDVSGILAQGGTILGTHNRANPLSYFGRDGADVSDEVVAYYNELGLDGLVVIGGDGTMSISHEMEKKGMRIVGVPKTIDNDLMATDRTFGFDTAVSIATEAVDRLQTTGQSHRRVMILETMGRYAGWIALESALAGGGDIVLIPEIPYDIDEIVRVCDEREDRQSFTIIVVAEGAKPQSGKMTVRETIDDSPDPIRLGGVGNVIQAQLKGRIDSEVRTTILGHVQRGGTPTPADRILATQYGAHASELIRRGEFGRMVARQDGKLTSVPLSEVANMVKTVPLDSPLIKACHAVGMSFGAKL from the coding sequence ATGAAGATTGGGGTTTTGACAGGTGGTGGAGACTGCCCAGGATTGAATGCTGTGATCCGCGCCGTGGCAAAGAGCTTGATGCTTCATTGCGACGCCGAGGTGATTGGATTCAGGGAAGGCTTTCTCGGACTCATTGAGAGAAACGCGGTTTCGCTATCGTACAAAGATGTGAGCGGTATTCTGGCGCAGGGCGGTACCATTCTTGGCACCCACAATAGGGCGAACCCCCTAAGCTATTTTGGGCGTGACGGAGCGGACGTCTCCGATGAAGTTGTGGCGTACTACAACGAGCTCGGGTTGGACGGGCTCGTAGTCATTGGCGGCGACGGCACCATGTCGATCTCTCATGAAATGGAGAAAAAGGGCATGAGGATTGTGGGCGTGCCCAAGACCATCGACAACGACTTGATGGCGACCGACCGCACGTTTGGGTTTGATACCGCGGTTTCGATTGCGACTGAGGCAGTGGACAGACTTCAGACAACCGGACAGAGCCACCGCAGAGTCATGATCCTTGAGACCATGGGCCGCTACGCGGGCTGGATTGCACTGGAGAGCGCGCTAGCGGGCGGCGGGGATATCGTGCTCATTCCCGAGATTCCGTACGATATTGACGAAATTGTTCGGGTTTGTGATGAGCGCGAAGACCGGCAGAGTTTCACCATTATTGTGGTTGCCGAAGGTGCGAAGCCGCAGTCGGGTAAGATGACCGTGCGAGAAACGATTGATGATTCGCCAGACCCTATTCGCCTTGGCGGTGTAGGCAATGTGATTCAGGCACAACTCAAGGGACGCATTGACTCTGAAGTCAGGACCACGATTCTTGGCCATGTTCAGCGAGGAGGCACGCCGACCCCAGCCGACCGCATTCTGGCCACCCAATATGGGGCACATGCATCGGAGCTCATTCGGAGGGGCGAGTTCGGCCGGATGGTGGCGCGTCAAGACGGAAAACTTACGAGCGTCCCACTCTCCGAGGTGGCGAATATGGTCAAGACGGTGCCCCTTGATTCGCCGCTCATCAAGGCGTGTCATGCCGTAGGAATGTCCTTCGGAGCAAAACTATGA
- a CDS encoding radical SAM protein, protein MIEVDFRAVDRKDLPPPTLDFLHLDTLWLQVTGTLCNLACTHCFISCGPKNDSHPFMSLDDVRGAVESAAAMGVQEIYFTGGEPFMHPDIKEMIELCLEVAPLNILTNGILITPEMADWLAHKFKTAKYSLDLRVSLDGTTPKENDAIRGRKTFDKIIASVELLWNAGINPVITVTTCHADLSAVEGRMKFIELLAEHGITQPRMKFLSPFKIGREERRDQGYADYQRLVEGDLLEGEEHDLQCSSCRMVTAKGVWPCPILIEVPEARMGISLDDAAIPIKLDHPACYTCHVEGVSCRT, encoded by the coding sequence ATGATCGAAGTTGATTTCCGCGCGGTAGACCGAAAAGACCTGCCCCCGCCCACTCTGGATTTCCTCCACCTGGATACACTCTGGTTGCAGGTCACGGGTACACTATGCAACCTCGCGTGCACCCATTGTTTCATCTCGTGTGGGCCGAAGAACGACTCCCATCCCTTCATGAGCCTCGACGATGTGCGGGGCGCCGTGGAGTCCGCGGCCGCGATGGGCGTACAGGAGATATATTTCACGGGCGGCGAGCCGTTCATGCACCCGGATATCAAGGAGATGATCGAGCTCTGTCTGGAGGTAGCGCCGCTCAACATCCTGACCAACGGCATTCTCATCACTCCGGAGATGGCCGACTGGCTCGCGCACAAGTTCAAAACTGCCAAATACAGCCTCGATTTGCGCGTGTCCCTGGACGGAACTACTCCCAAAGAAAACGACGCCATTCGCGGCCGAAAGACGTTTGACAAAATCATCGCGTCCGTCGAGCTCCTCTGGAACGCCGGCATCAATCCAGTCATCACCGTGACCACCTGCCATGCCGACCTTTCGGCTGTGGAAGGGCGCATGAAGTTCATCGAACTCCTCGCGGAACACGGCATCACACAACCTCGCATGAAGTTTCTCTCGCCGTTCAAAATCGGGCGCGAGGAGCGCCGCGATCAAGGCTATGCCGACTATCAGCGGCTCGTAGAGGGCGACCTCCTTGAGGGCGAGGAGCACGATCTTCAGTGTTCGAGCTGTAGAATGGTGACGGCCAAAGGTGTTTGGCCGTGTCCAATCCTCATCGAAGTGCCTGAAGCCCGCATGGGGATTAGTCTTGACGATGCTGCTATTCCAATCAAGCTCGACCACCCCGCGTGTTATACATGCCATGTTGAGGGGGTTTCATGTCGGACATGA
- a CDS encoding metallophosphoesterase family protein — MSDMKVLIFGGIYNNYLALEALLEAAEKEGVDQIYFLGDVGGFGPHPDKVFPYLRDTKNIFLMQGNYDHSIGNRLEDCACGYTDPRDNYFAQISYDYTLENTSDENKDFLKSFAPEFRRDWAGKRILMAHGSPRRVNEFLWESTSPVGFLDYILKASDSDVLFVTHTGIPWMREFRDGRKVVNVGAIGRPANNGKTTVDYVIVNTNTLDITLHELAYDHVRLASEMAAEGLPEPFVQTILTGWWTTCLEVLPARERARGIH, encoded by the coding sequence ATGTCGGACATGAAAGTCCTGATTTTTGGTGGGATTTACAACAACTATTTGGCGCTTGAAGCCCTGCTTGAAGCTGCCGAAAAAGAAGGCGTAGATCAGATTTACTTTCTCGGAGATGTCGGAGGTTTTGGCCCTCATCCCGACAAGGTATTTCCATACTTAAGAGATACCAAGAACATTTTCCTTATGCAGGGAAATTACGATCATAGTATCGGGAACAGACTAGAAGACTGTGCATGCGGATACACCGACCCGAGAGATAATTATTTTGCACAGATTTCTTATGATTATACTCTGGAGAATACATCTGATGAGAACAAGGATTTCCTAAAGTCCTTCGCGCCAGAATTTCGTCGCGATTGGGCTGGAAAACGCATACTCATGGCCCACGGTTCACCTCGTCGGGTCAATGAGTTCTTATGGGAGTCCACAAGTCCAGTAGGCTTCTTGGATTATATCTTAAAAGCGTCAGATTCTGACGTTCTTTTTGTGACGCATACGGGCATCCCCTGGATGCGTGAGTTTCGAGACGGAAGGAAGGTGGTCAATGTGGGCGCCATCGGAAGGCCTGCCAATAACGGGAAGACCACCGTGGATTACGTCATCGTGAATACCAACACGCTTGATATCACTCTTCACGAACTCGCTTATGACCATGTCCGGCTTGCGTCTGAGATGGCGGCTGAGGGGTTACCAGAGCCCTTTGTTCAGACCATCTTGACCGGATGGTGGACCACATGTCTCGAAGTCCTCCCTGCACGAGAGCGCGCGAGAGGAATTCACTAA
- a CDS encoding SpoIID/LytB domain-containing protein, with protein sequence MNSRYALIFAPLLALSACVDGPDAGQTEAEVTSLPGYRTQFFALEAPATINVEGVGQVNIEEDYIPGVVACENGGAPLEALKAQAVQARSFLYYKIFVAGQTTIRNSTADQVYSCSYRPNGPDEIHRRAARETKGQYLEWNGNIVAAFYVAGAIPPNPDPANAIESCKPNGGNDPTSTQRWVTYNWGKSGCGIEMTPLGWVPADCNRNPHNRGCASQNGEACLARVGWKYQDMLDYYYGSDIVLTNATGTHGGPPPRELTDYDRFCGLKADGSYCFDANVRVDCAEEFGAGSEVCGGGCQEGACVAVEEPGDETCGDLADGAHCADAATRIECVEGTLSLSENCPGGCETGTCLEPGNNTPEIPSNNQNPENPENPEVPNNPDPTTPAEFPSLVSTSNGNVQSCATGGGPASLILTLLGVLMVRVRRRA encoded by the coding sequence ATGAACAGTCGCTACGCTCTTATTTTCGCACCACTCCTTGCGCTCAGCGCTTGTGTAGACGGTCCGGATGCCGGTCAAACCGAGGCTGAAGTTACGTCTTTGCCGGGTTACCGCACTCAATTTTTTGCGCTCGAAGCCCCTGCAACGATCAACGTAGAAGGTGTTGGGCAGGTTAATATCGAGGAAGATTATATTCCCGGCGTGGTCGCGTGTGAAAACGGCGGTGCCCCGCTTGAGGCGCTCAAGGCGCAAGCAGTTCAGGCGCGCTCGTTCCTCTACTACAAGATTTTTGTGGCGGGCCAGACCACCATCCGAAACAGCACTGCGGATCAGGTCTATTCGTGTTCTTACAGGCCGAACGGACCCGACGAGATTCACCGACGTGCCGCGCGTGAGACCAAGGGGCAGTACCTTGAGTGGAACGGAAATATCGTGGCTGCATTCTACGTGGCCGGCGCAATACCTCCGAATCCAGACCCTGCAAACGCAATCGAGTCATGCAAGCCAAACGGTGGAAATGACCCCACATCAACTCAAAGATGGGTGACGTACAATTGGGGCAAATCGGGCTGTGGTATCGAAATGACGCCACTCGGTTGGGTGCCGGCAGATTGCAATAGAAACCCTCATAACCGCGGCTGTGCTTCGCAGAACGGCGAGGCATGCCTTGCGAGGGTGGGGTGGAAGTACCAGGACATGCTCGACTACTATTACGGTAGCGATATTGTTCTTACCAACGCCACGGGAACTCATGGTGGGCCTCCACCACGCGAGCTTACCGATTACGATCGATTCTGCGGTCTAAAGGCGGACGGCTCCTACTGTTTTGACGCGAACGTGCGTGTGGACTGTGCCGAGGAGTTTGGAGCCGGCTCAGAGGTATGCGGCGGTGGTTGCCAAGAAGGTGCCTGTGTGGCCGTTGAGGAGCCCGGAGACGAGACGTGTGGGGACCTTGCCGATGGCGCCCATTGCGCTGACGCAGCAACCCGCATTGAATGCGTAGAGGGCACGCTATCATTGAGTGAAAACTGTCCGGGTGGATGTGAGACTGGAACGTGTCTTGAGCCAGGCAACAACACTCCAGAGATACCGTCCAATAACCAGAATCCAGAAAATCCAGAGAATCCGGAAGTGCCTAACAACCCGGATCCGACAACACCTGCTGAGTTCCCGTCGCTCGTCTCTACGTCAAATGGCAACGTCCAGTCATGTGCGACGGGTGGAGGGCCAGCGTCCTTGATCTTGACCCTCCTAGGTGTGTTGATGGTTCGAGTGAGACGCAGGGCCTAA
- a CDS encoding ATPase, T2SS/T4P/T4SS family, with amino-acid sequence MSEVGIDWLKKRGIHDPAVLKAMGEVKHADFLDNGETAHAPEIAAKMVQAMGLKDAGTVLHVGTGSGYISAILSRLATSVFSVEKDQDQAKLAAKRLAELGFKNVQVLYGNTLKQYAANAPYDGILVSASMKELPQKLAKRLGNQGSLVAPLIQGSGVQLVRMKRYTDSSFKEEYLGELTVKPLLGDILVEMGVVDRHEVEMAAMEADVKGKKLGEALLEGHYVQEGDIYQALAKQNDMKLWSAEQVLRHMDKQFVQSMPRAFMSHNRIIPVMKHQGVLQVVTSDPYAQAHELAAALNLVTIDLGLISPTDYEIVWSALDRKEPQPEVDLGAPAPAKQAAPKFDAETISFFEALLNQAIERRASDVHFERHEGEVRVRFRIDGDLHPQSFELNAERLGGIVNLVKVSGRMDQAERTRPQQGHFQRRLADRIYDVRARTQITQFGETVTLRILPQDHRVQTLEELGFPEGSAERLRHLCDRRSGLILVVGPSGSGRSTSMYATIGHVAENVTRKVISVENPVTYSLANVYQIKVDPRAGFGVAAALTSVMGDDADAILIGDIDNAELAHTAVKASRAGHLVIGVITGRDTIDGVRALTEFGVPSDTVASELIAVVGQRLAKRLCPACKTETSLSDELSEAMNWEDGKAFKSKGCEVCEGRGTRGRIAVTEFLEVSPRLRSEISKGNGIDALRMVAQEDGVTTLQMSAQRLVAGGIIPQEELRWTPSWTR; translated from the coding sequence TTGAGTGAAGTTGGTATTGATTGGTTGAAGAAGCGTGGCATCCACGATCCCGCCGTTTTGAAAGCGATGGGTGAGGTCAAACACGCAGACTTTTTGGATAATGGGGAAACCGCTCACGCGCCTGAAATCGCTGCCAAAATGGTACAAGCGATGGGCTTAAAGGACGCCGGGACCGTCCTTCATGTGGGCACGGGTTCTGGCTATATCTCGGCGATTCTTTCGCGCCTTGCAACTTCGGTCTTCTCCGTGGAGAAAGACCAAGACCAGGCCAAGCTCGCCGCGAAGAGACTGGCCGAGCTAGGTTTTAAGAACGTCCAGGTGCTCTACGGGAACACGCTCAAACAATACGCAGCGAACGCCCCGTACGATGGGATCTTGGTCTCAGCGAGCATGAAGGAATTGCCTCAAAAACTGGCCAAACGACTTGGGAATCAGGGAAGCCTCGTAGCGCCATTGATCCAGGGCTCGGGCGTGCAGCTCGTGCGCATGAAACGCTACACCGACTCAAGCTTCAAGGAAGAGTACCTGGGAGAGCTCACGGTGAAGCCTTTGCTGGGCGATATCCTCGTCGAAATGGGTGTGGTGGATAGGCACGAAGTGGAAATGGCGGCGATGGAGGCAGATGTGAAGGGTAAGAAACTCGGTGAAGCTCTGCTCGAAGGCCATTACGTCCAGGAAGGTGATATCTATCAGGCGCTCGCCAAGCAAAACGACATGAAGCTTTGGTCCGCCGAGCAAGTGCTGCGGCATATGGACAAGCAATTCGTCCAGAGCATGCCTCGCGCGTTCATGAGTCATAACCGGATCATTCCTGTGATGAAACATCAGGGAGTGCTGCAGGTTGTGACCTCGGACCCTTATGCACAGGCGCATGAGCTCGCGGCCGCCCTCAACCTTGTCACGATCGACCTCGGGCTTATCTCGCCTACTGATTATGAGATTGTGTGGAGCGCGCTCGACCGCAAAGAGCCTCAGCCTGAAGTCGATTTGGGCGCGCCGGCACCGGCGAAGCAGGCTGCTCCGAAATTTGATGCGGAGACGATTTCGTTCTTCGAGGCCCTGCTCAACCAAGCCATCGAGCGCCGTGCGAGTGACGTACATTTTGAGCGTCATGAGGGCGAGGTGCGAGTGAGGTTTAGAATTGACGGCGACCTGCATCCGCAATCGTTTGAGCTCAACGCGGAGCGACTCGGTGGCATCGTCAACCTAGTGAAGGTCAGCGGACGGATGGACCAAGCCGAGCGTACCCGACCTCAGCAAGGCCACTTTCAGCGGCGCCTGGCCGACCGTATCTACGACGTCCGCGCTCGAACACAGATTACGCAGTTCGGCGAGACGGTGACCCTTAGAATCCTTCCTCAGGACCACAGGGTGCAGACTCTTGAGGAGCTCGGATTCCCGGAAGGTTCTGCGGAGCGGCTTCGCCACCTTTGTGACCGACGCTCGGGCCTGATCTTGGTGGTCGGGCCGTCTGGTTCAGGGCGTTCGACCTCGATGTACGCCACGATCGGCCATGTCGCAGAGAACGTGACGCGAAAGGTGATTTCGGTCGAAAACCCTGTGACGTATTCGTTGGCCAACGTCTATCAGATCAAGGTCGACCCTCGTGCCGGATTCGGCGTTGCAGCAGCCTTAACCTCAGTGATGGGAGATGATGCTGACGCAATATTGATTGGAGATATCGACAACGCTGAGCTTGCGCACACGGCGGTCAAAGCGTCCCGTGCCGGACACCTCGTCATTGGCGTCATCACTGGCCGAGACACCATCGACGGTGTGCGTGCCCTGACTGAATTTGGCGTCCCATCCGACACCGTGGCGAGCGAGCTGATCGCGGTGGTTGGACAGCGTCTGGCAAAACGACTTTGTCCTGCGTGCAAGACCGAGACGTCACTAAGCGACGAGCTCTCTGAGGCCATGAACTGGGAAGACGGCAAAGCCTTCAAGTCCAAAGGGTGCGAAGTTTGCGAAGGCCGCGGAACCCGCGGGCGCATCGCTGTCACAGAGTTCCTGGAAGTTTCGCCACGGCTACGATCCGAAATTTCAAAGGGTAATGGCATTGACGCGCTCAGAATGGTAGCGCAAGAAGATGGCGTTACGACTTTACAGATGTCCGCACAAAGGCTTGTAGCGGGCGGAATCATTCCACAAGAGGAGTTGAGATGGACACCAAGTTGGACCCGATGA
- a CDS encoding DedA family protein, whose protein sequence is MPWVENFLEWLNQFPTWVGILILGLGALIEYVFPPFPGDTVVVVGAVLVGAAGWPWWGVWGSVIAGSIMGSMFNYWLGQWLVNRPDGHWARRLVESEKVAPKLAKIKSHLARRSTYYLLMNRFIPAFRALIFLASGMSGVEARKVALLAGISAALWNAMLVGVGMVLGYHLDELVGFVTQYTRWVLIILGVILVLFVLKSTLLKRSSASEEIDPK, encoded by the coding sequence ATGCCTTGGGTTGAAAACTTCCTTGAATGGCTCAATCAGTTCCCGACGTGGGTCGGGATTCTAATACTCGGGCTCGGGGCGCTCATTGAATACGTGTTCCCGCCGTTCCCCGGTGACACGGTCGTGGTTGTGGGCGCGGTGTTGGTCGGCGCCGCCGGCTGGCCGTGGTGGGGCGTATGGGGGAGCGTAATCGCGGGGAGCATCATGGGTTCGATGTTTAACTATTGGTTAGGTCAATGGCTCGTCAATCGGCCAGACGGGCATTGGGCGCGCCGCCTTGTCGAGTCCGAGAAAGTTGCACCGAAACTGGCGAAGATCAAGAGCCACCTCGCCAGACGGAGCACATATTACCTTTTGATGAATCGATTCATTCCCGCGTTTCGCGCGCTGATCTTTTTGGCGTCCGGCATGTCGGGGGTAGAGGCGAGAAAGGTGGCTTTGCTCGCTGGAATTAGCGCCGCACTCTGGAACGCGATGTTGGTGGGAGTGGGCATGGTTCTTGGGTATCACCTCGATGAGCTCGTGGGGTTTGTGACTCAATACACGCGCTGGGTGCTCATCATTCTCGGGGTAATTTTGGTCCTCTTCGTTCTGAAAAGCACGCTTCTCAAGCGCTCATCAGCATCAGAGGAAATCGACCCAAAATAG